A stretch of the Xiphias gladius isolate SHS-SW01 ecotype Sanya breed wild chromosome 19, ASM1685928v1, whole genome shotgun sequence genome encodes the following:
- the ccdc125 gene encoding coiled-coil domain-containing protein 125 isoform X3: MQEVSEACCLDDDMVDGDLGDGMGVRAAPSSTSKKSQSFAGLSETLLPRAELLRCTSQARETAWIPGLKTAGTQQRAWWKLPGCVGSLVDLSKDELKDKLQEASEVIDILCCELEVAHRYLEGKYEALKILQGKDVNSLQWELSFNQVQMKKSEQSWEQKYNRILSENNTLTDNLQEKESEIQQLRAENSGLSRQYLELLSMLNGREQRAYQGTKPPYSPERDASVLELAVLGACRCLGVVEACPCSRTAATSRKQLVQLQQELDAQHSRREEALMVADAFRIAFEQQLRKRSEHFLLLAEANILKSHQCNAEGANRSSLISVSQRLRGLLPSSLELKMPDDLLETLYRLLDLLNDKEEALAHQRKVSIMLAHSAEELQRQLQLDSHCRPSDPSESSIPSKQPQDPSRNQSQSQQTANTSESIIQAKQQMELPVSQLQLGQPIHPSQSRTEPQELSDPSQTNIQPQSNHKSHYSEIQQSNQSES, translated from the exons ATGCAGGAGGTCAGTGAGGCCTGCTGCCTGGATGATGACATGGTGGATGGAGACCTGGGTGACGGGATGGGAGTCAGAGCAGCACCCAGCTCCACTAGTAAGAAGAGCCAAAGCTTCGCTGGTCTCTCAGAGACCCTGCTGCCCAGAGCAGAGCTGCTCAGGTGCACCAGCCAGGCAAGAGAAACAGCCTGGATCCCCGGACTGAAGACTGCAGGGACACAGCAGAGAGCCTGGTGGAAGCTGCCAGGCTGTG TAGGCTCCCTGGTTGACCTGTCCAAagatgagctgaaagacaaacTACAGGAAGCAAGTGAG GTGATAGACATATTATGCTGTGAGCTGGAGGTGGCACATCGTTACCTTGAAGGCAAATATGAAGCTCTGAAGATCTTACAGGGAAAG GATGTGAACAGTTTGCAGTGGGAGCTCAGCTTCAACCAGGTCCAGATGAAGAAGTCTGAGCAGTCCTGGGAGCAGAAATACAACAG AATTTTGAGTGAGAACAATACTCTGACTGACAACCTGcaggaaaaagagagtgagatCCAGCAGCTCCGAGCAGAAAATTCTG gtctAAGTCGGCAGTACTTGGAACTTCTCTCCATGTTGAATGGGAGGGAGCAGAGAGCTTACCAAGGAACCAAACCTCCATACAGCCCAGAGAGAGATGCAAGTGTTCTGGAG ctggCAGTGTTGGGGGCCTGCCGGTGTCTCGGAGTTGTGGAAGCCTGCCCATGCAGTCGGACTGCTGCTACCAGCAGGAAGCAGCTCGTACAGCTGCAACAGGAG CTTGATGCTCAGCATTCCAGGAGAGAGGAGGCGTTGATGGTTGCAGATGCTTTTCGCATCGCCTTTGAACAACAGCTGAGGAAACGAAGTGAACACTTCCTGCTGCTGGCTGAGGCTAACATCCTGAAATCACATCAATGCAATGCTGAAG GTGCTAACAGGAGTTCTTTAATCAGTGTAAGTCAGAGGTTGAGAGGATTGCTGCCCTCCAGTTTGGAGTTGAAGATGCCTGATGATCTTTTAGAGACTCTCTACAGACTGCTGGACTTG CTGAATGACAAGGAGGAGGCCTTGGCCCACCAGAGAAAGGTGAGCATCATGTTAGCCCACAGTGCCGAAGAGCTGCAGAGACAGTTGCAACTAGATTCACATTGCCGGCCATCAGATCCATCAGAGTCCAGCATCCCATCAAAGCAGCCACAAGACCCATCAAGGAATCAGAGCCAGTCTCAGCAAACAGCTAATACATCAGAGTCCATCATCCAAGCAAAGCAACAAATGGAGCTGCCAGTTTCCCAGCTCCAGCTAGGACAACCAATACATCCGTCTCAGTCCAGGACTGAACCACAGGAGCTTTCAGACCCATCACAGACCAACATCCAGCCCCAGTCTAACCACAAGAGCCATTACTCTGAAATCCAACAATCAAACCAATCAGAGTCCTGA
- the ccdc125 gene encoding coiled-coil domain-containing protein 125 isoform X1, with product MQEVSEACCLDDDMVDGDLGDGMGVRAAPSSTSKKSQSFAGLSETLLPRAELLRCTSQARETAWIPGLKTAGTQQRAWWKLPGCVGSLVDLSKDELKDKLQEASEVIDILCCELEVAHRYLEGKYEALKILQGKAILDKATSHTKILLQKSEERAKALEKDVNSLQWELSFNQVQMKKSEQSWEQKYNRILSENNTLTDNLQEKESEIQQLRAENSGLSRQYLELLSMLNGREQRAYQGTKPPYSPERDASVLELAVLGACRCLGVVEACPCSRTAATSRKQLVQLQQELDAQHSRREEALMVADAFRIAFEQQLRKRSEHFLLLAEANILKSHQCNAEGANRSSLISVSQRLRGLLPSSLELKMPDDLLETLYRLLDLLNDKEEALAHQRKVSIMLAHSAEELQRQLQLDSHCRPSDPSESSIPSKQPQDPSRNQSQSQQTANTSESIIQAKQQMELPVSQLQLGQPIHPSQSRTEPQELSDPSQTNIQPQSNHKSHYSEIQQSNQSES from the exons ATGCAGGAGGTCAGTGAGGCCTGCTGCCTGGATGATGACATGGTGGATGGAGACCTGGGTGACGGGATGGGAGTCAGAGCAGCACCCAGCTCCACTAGTAAGAAGAGCCAAAGCTTCGCTGGTCTCTCAGAGACCCTGCTGCCCAGAGCAGAGCTGCTCAGGTGCACCAGCCAGGCAAGAGAAACAGCCTGGATCCCCGGACTGAAGACTGCAGGGACACAGCAGAGAGCCTGGTGGAAGCTGCCAGGCTGTG TAGGCTCCCTGGTTGACCTGTCCAAagatgagctgaaagacaaacTACAGGAAGCAAGTGAG GTGATAGACATATTATGCTGTGAGCTGGAGGTGGCACATCGTTACCTTGAAGGCAAATATGAAGCTCTGAAGATCTTACAGGGAAAG GCCATTCTTGACAAAGCCACGAGTCACACTAAAATTCTGCTGCAGAAAAGTGAGGAGAGGGCCAAAGCTCTGGAGAAG GATGTGAACAGTTTGCAGTGGGAGCTCAGCTTCAACCAGGTCCAGATGAAGAAGTCTGAGCAGTCCTGGGAGCAGAAATACAACAG AATTTTGAGTGAGAACAATACTCTGACTGACAACCTGcaggaaaaagagagtgagatCCAGCAGCTCCGAGCAGAAAATTCTG gtctAAGTCGGCAGTACTTGGAACTTCTCTCCATGTTGAATGGGAGGGAGCAGAGAGCTTACCAAGGAACCAAACCTCCATACAGCCCAGAGAGAGATGCAAGTGTTCTGGAG ctggCAGTGTTGGGGGCCTGCCGGTGTCTCGGAGTTGTGGAAGCCTGCCCATGCAGTCGGACTGCTGCTACCAGCAGGAAGCAGCTCGTACAGCTGCAACAGGAG CTTGATGCTCAGCATTCCAGGAGAGAGGAGGCGTTGATGGTTGCAGATGCTTTTCGCATCGCCTTTGAACAACAGCTGAGGAAACGAAGTGAACACTTCCTGCTGCTGGCTGAGGCTAACATCCTGAAATCACATCAATGCAATGCTGAAG GTGCTAACAGGAGTTCTTTAATCAGTGTAAGTCAGAGGTTGAGAGGATTGCTGCCCTCCAGTTTGGAGTTGAAGATGCCTGATGATCTTTTAGAGACTCTCTACAGACTGCTGGACTTG CTGAATGACAAGGAGGAGGCCTTGGCCCACCAGAGAAAGGTGAGCATCATGTTAGCCCACAGTGCCGAAGAGCTGCAGAGACAGTTGCAACTAGATTCACATTGCCGGCCATCAGATCCATCAGAGTCCAGCATCCCATCAAAGCAGCCACAAGACCCATCAAGGAATCAGAGCCAGTCTCAGCAAACAGCTAATACATCAGAGTCCATCATCCAAGCAAAGCAACAAATGGAGCTGCCAGTTTCCCAGCTCCAGCTAGGACAACCAATACATCCGTCTCAGTCCAGGACTGAACCACAGGAGCTTTCAGACCCATCACAGACCAACATCCAGCCCCAGTCTAACCACAAGAGCCATTACTCTGAAATCCAACAATCAAACCAATCAGAGTCCTGA
- the ccdc125 gene encoding coiled-coil domain-containing protein 125 isoform X2, protein MQEVSEACCLDDDMVDGDLGDGMGVRAAPSSTSKKSQSFAGLSETLLPRAELLRCTSQARETAWIPGLKTAGTQQRAWWKLPGCGSLVDLSKDELKDKLQEASEVIDILCCELEVAHRYLEGKYEALKILQGKAILDKATSHTKILLQKSEERAKALEKDVNSLQWELSFNQVQMKKSEQSWEQKYNRILSENNTLTDNLQEKESEIQQLRAENSGLSRQYLELLSMLNGREQRAYQGTKPPYSPERDASVLELAVLGACRCLGVVEACPCSRTAATSRKQLVQLQQELDAQHSRREEALMVADAFRIAFEQQLRKRSEHFLLLAEANILKSHQCNAEGANRSSLISVSQRLRGLLPSSLELKMPDDLLETLYRLLDLLNDKEEALAHQRKVSIMLAHSAEELQRQLQLDSHCRPSDPSESSIPSKQPQDPSRNQSQSQQTANTSESIIQAKQQMELPVSQLQLGQPIHPSQSRTEPQELSDPSQTNIQPQSNHKSHYSEIQQSNQSES, encoded by the exons ATGCAGGAGGTCAGTGAGGCCTGCTGCCTGGATGATGACATGGTGGATGGAGACCTGGGTGACGGGATGGGAGTCAGAGCAGCACCCAGCTCCACTAGTAAGAAGAGCCAAAGCTTCGCTGGTCTCTCAGAGACCCTGCTGCCCAGAGCAGAGCTGCTCAGGTGCACCAGCCAGGCAAGAGAAACAGCCTGGATCCCCGGACTGAAGACTGCAGGGACACAGCAGAGAGCCTGGTGGAAGCTGCCAGGCTGTG GCTCCCTGGTTGACCTGTCCAAagatgagctgaaagacaaacTACAGGAAGCAAGTGAG GTGATAGACATATTATGCTGTGAGCTGGAGGTGGCACATCGTTACCTTGAAGGCAAATATGAAGCTCTGAAGATCTTACAGGGAAAG GCCATTCTTGACAAAGCCACGAGTCACACTAAAATTCTGCTGCAGAAAAGTGAGGAGAGGGCCAAAGCTCTGGAGAAG GATGTGAACAGTTTGCAGTGGGAGCTCAGCTTCAACCAGGTCCAGATGAAGAAGTCTGAGCAGTCCTGGGAGCAGAAATACAACAG AATTTTGAGTGAGAACAATACTCTGACTGACAACCTGcaggaaaaagagagtgagatCCAGCAGCTCCGAGCAGAAAATTCTG gtctAAGTCGGCAGTACTTGGAACTTCTCTCCATGTTGAATGGGAGGGAGCAGAGAGCTTACCAAGGAACCAAACCTCCATACAGCCCAGAGAGAGATGCAAGTGTTCTGGAG ctggCAGTGTTGGGGGCCTGCCGGTGTCTCGGAGTTGTGGAAGCCTGCCCATGCAGTCGGACTGCTGCTACCAGCAGGAAGCAGCTCGTACAGCTGCAACAGGAG CTTGATGCTCAGCATTCCAGGAGAGAGGAGGCGTTGATGGTTGCAGATGCTTTTCGCATCGCCTTTGAACAACAGCTGAGGAAACGAAGTGAACACTTCCTGCTGCTGGCTGAGGCTAACATCCTGAAATCACATCAATGCAATGCTGAAG GTGCTAACAGGAGTTCTTTAATCAGTGTAAGTCAGAGGTTGAGAGGATTGCTGCCCTCCAGTTTGGAGTTGAAGATGCCTGATGATCTTTTAGAGACTCTCTACAGACTGCTGGACTTG CTGAATGACAAGGAGGAGGCCTTGGCCCACCAGAGAAAGGTGAGCATCATGTTAGCCCACAGTGCCGAAGAGCTGCAGAGACAGTTGCAACTAGATTCACATTGCCGGCCATCAGATCCATCAGAGTCCAGCATCCCATCAAAGCAGCCACAAGACCCATCAAGGAATCAGAGCCAGTCTCAGCAAACAGCTAATACATCAGAGTCCATCATCCAAGCAAAGCAACAAATGGAGCTGCCAGTTTCCCAGCTCCAGCTAGGACAACCAATACATCCGTCTCAGTCCAGGACTGAACCACAGGAGCTTTCAGACCCATCACAGACCAACATCCAGCCCCAGTCTAACCACAAGAGCCATTACTCTGAAATCCAACAATCAAACCAATCAGAGTCCTGA
- the ccdc125 gene encoding coiled-coil domain-containing protein 125 isoform X4: MQEVSEACCLDDDMVDGDLGDGMGVRAAPSSTSKKSQSFAGLSETLLPRAELLRCTSQARETAWIPGLKTAGTQQRAWWKLPGCVGSLVDLSKDELKDKLQEASEVIDILCCELEVAHRYLEGKYEALKILQGKAILDKATSHTKILLQKSEERAKALEKDVNSLQWELSFNQVQMKKSEQSWEQKYNRILSENNTLTDNLQEKESEIQQLRAENSGLSRQYLELLSMLNGREQRAYQGTKPPYSPERDASVLELAVLGACRCLGVVEACPCSRTAATSRKQLVQLQQELDAQHSRREEALMVADAFRIAFEQQLRKRSEHFLLLAEANILKSHQCNAEGANRSSLISVSQRLRGLLPSSLELKMPDDLLETLYRLLDLAMELTIHLD, translated from the exons ATGCAGGAGGTCAGTGAGGCCTGCTGCCTGGATGATGACATGGTGGATGGAGACCTGGGTGACGGGATGGGAGTCAGAGCAGCACCCAGCTCCACTAGTAAGAAGAGCCAAAGCTTCGCTGGTCTCTCAGAGACCCTGCTGCCCAGAGCAGAGCTGCTCAGGTGCACCAGCCAGGCAAGAGAAACAGCCTGGATCCCCGGACTGAAGACTGCAGGGACACAGCAGAGAGCCTGGTGGAAGCTGCCAGGCTGTG TAGGCTCCCTGGTTGACCTGTCCAAagatgagctgaaagacaaacTACAGGAAGCAAGTGAG GTGATAGACATATTATGCTGTGAGCTGGAGGTGGCACATCGTTACCTTGAAGGCAAATATGAAGCTCTGAAGATCTTACAGGGAAAG GCCATTCTTGACAAAGCCACGAGTCACACTAAAATTCTGCTGCAGAAAAGTGAGGAGAGGGCCAAAGCTCTGGAGAAG GATGTGAACAGTTTGCAGTGGGAGCTCAGCTTCAACCAGGTCCAGATGAAGAAGTCTGAGCAGTCCTGGGAGCAGAAATACAACAG AATTTTGAGTGAGAACAATACTCTGACTGACAACCTGcaggaaaaagagagtgagatCCAGCAGCTCCGAGCAGAAAATTCTG gtctAAGTCGGCAGTACTTGGAACTTCTCTCCATGTTGAATGGGAGGGAGCAGAGAGCTTACCAAGGAACCAAACCTCCATACAGCCCAGAGAGAGATGCAAGTGTTCTGGAG ctggCAGTGTTGGGGGCCTGCCGGTGTCTCGGAGTTGTGGAAGCCTGCCCATGCAGTCGGACTGCTGCTACCAGCAGGAAGCAGCTCGTACAGCTGCAACAGGAG CTTGATGCTCAGCATTCCAGGAGAGAGGAGGCGTTGATGGTTGCAGATGCTTTTCGCATCGCCTTTGAACAACAGCTGAGGAAACGAAGTGAACACTTCCTGCTGCTGGCTGAGGCTAACATCCTGAAATCACATCAATGCAATGCTGAAG GTGCTAACAGGAGTTCTTTAATCAGTGTAAGTCAGAGGTTGAGAGGATTGCTGCCCTCCAGTTTGGAGTTGAAGATGCCTGATGATCTTTTAGAGACTCTCTACAGACTGCTGGACTTG GCAATGGAGTTAACTATTCATCTtgattaa